A stretch of the Lactuca sativa cultivar Salinas chromosome 9, Lsat_Salinas_v11, whole genome shotgun sequence genome encodes the following:
- the LOC111909551 gene encoding KH domain-containing protein HEN4: MSSQLTPSKRGLDEGEASEANGKGKLQKSTDTTSQNTSFIVFRVVCPASKTESVIGKEGNKIRGANVRVEETIPGCNDRVIVIEGSDGISNDQKKEADDAEEHEEDMASCVQKGLLCVFERMVEGEAEMNEETFVVRLLVVSTQVGCLLGKSGGVIKQMASESGAEIRILPRDKLPACASSCDELVQISGEVSAVRKALESVSQQLLDHPASHRDKSGSLPANNVIVNNSNNICEQDPHPHPHPHPHHHPNGRAGHREGGRFGPFTDMLTYRLICPDEKVGGVIGKGGATVKALKHETGCDIKVLERSVGSDDRIIVISGPAVPDERICAPQDAVLRVQTRIFRAAPETKAVTAKVIVSAHQIGCILGKGGAVISEMRNSTGAFIRILGKDQTPQYAAENEEVVQINGEFDAVQEALFQITTALRNHYFRDAFPSMNHPPNPPFPSSYMGMGRYSSSFNRFDDRPPPPFMHDRPGFSHPHQPWAPQGIEGGAIGFSEYGGAGAPQRRMGGFGGGSHQAIITNTTVEVIVPRNVVPCIYGEDGGCLKQIREISDARITITDPKPGEKETLIIISGTPEQAHAAQSLIQAFVISETQVSVS, from the exons ATGTCATCTCAATTAACGCCTTCAAAGAGGGGCCTTGATGAGGGTGAGGCCTCAGAAGCCAATGGAAAAGGGAAGTTGCAGAAGTCAACTGATACTACTTCCCAAAATACATCATTTATTGTTTTTCGGGTGGTTTGTCCTGCTTCTAAAACTGAAAGTGTAATCGGAAAAGAAGGCAACAAGATACGTGGTGCAAATGTCAGGGTTGAGGAAACGATCCCTGGCTGCAATGACAGAGTAATTGTGATTGAAGGATCTGATGGAATCTCAAATGATCAGAAGAAGGAAGCTGATGATGCAGAAGAACATGAGGAAGATATGGCTTCTTGTGTGCAGAAGGGTCTGTTATGTGTGTTTGAAAGAATGGTGGAAGGAGAAGCAGAGATGAATGAAGAAACATTTGTTGTGAGGCTACTTGTAGTTTCTACTCAAGTGGGCTGTCTTTTGGGAAAATCTGGTGGTGTAATCAAGCAAATGGCTTCTGAAAGCGGGGCCGAAATAAGGATTCTTCCTAGGGATAAACTTCCTGCATGTGCATCTTCTTGTGACGAATTGGTTCAG ATTTCTGGAGAAGTGAGTGCAGTTAGGAAAGCGCTTGAATCTGTTTCACAGCAGCTTCTGGATCATCCAGCTTCACATCGGGACAAGAGTGGTTCTTTGCCTGCCAACAATGTGATTGTGAACAATAGCAATAATATTTGTGAGCAAGACCCACATCCACATCCACATCCACATCCACATCATCATCCAAATGGACGAGCAGGGCATCGTGAGGGAGGGCGTTTTGGTCCTTTCACAGACATGCTAACCTACCGTTTGATATGCCCTGATGAGAAGGTGGGAGGTGTAATTGGAAAAGGAGGGGCTACCGTGAAGGCACTTAAGCATGAGACTGGATGTGACATTAAAGTCCTTGAGAGAAGTGTTGGGTCAGATGACCGCATCATTGTCATATCTGGACCAGCG GTCCCAGATGAGCGCATATGTGCTCCCCAAGATGCAGTTCTTCGTGTACAGACAAGGATATTTAGGGCTGCACCTGAGACAAAGGCAGTGACAGCAAAAGTCATAGTGTCTGCACATCAGATTGGATGTATCCTTGGAAAGGGTGGTGCAGTTATATCTGAAATGAGAAACTCAACTGGGGCTTTTATTCGTATTTTAGGAAAGGATCAAACTCCACAGTATGCTGCTGAAAATGAAGAAGTAGTTCAG ATAAATGGTGAGTTTGATGCAGTTCAGGAGGCCCTTTTTCAAATAACCACAGCCTTGCGGAATCATTACTTTCGGGATGCATTTCCCTCCATGAATCATCCTCCAAATCCACCCTTTCCATCATCATACATGGGAATGGGAAGGTACTCCTCCTCTTTCAACCGCTTTGATGATCGTCCTCCCCCTCCATTTATGCATGATCGACCAGGGTTCTCCCACCCCCACCAACCATGGGCTCCTCAG GGTATTGAAGGTGGAGCTATTGGGTTTTCTGAATATGGAGGAGCGGGAGCCCCCCAAAGGAGAATGGGTGGATTTGGAGG AGGAAGCCACCAAGCTATTATTACAAACACTACTGTGGAAGTGATTGTCCCACGCAATGTTGTTCCTTGTATATATGGAGAGGATGGTGGATGTCTGAAACAAATCCGTGAG atttctgatgcgcGGATTACAATAACCGATCCAAAACCCGGAGAAAAAGAGACTCTCATCATAATATCCGGTACACCCGAGCAGGCTCATGCCGCACAGAGTCTTATTCAAGCTTTTGTGATTAGCGAGACCCAAGTTTCAGTTTCTTGA
- the LOC122195885 gene encoding uncharacterized protein LOC122195885 has product MANIAAAEEGDDCWHCYIDAVVASSAGKSEVRRVVRRCCHLKSSLLLPFDDNKVAACCVGDLCLRRHLPCSCCGRLRFAAAGDFVNCKDSRWWLPSQCATRSRICHLAAKVESVGLQQCRIESAGLQQCESDPDFGPMQGTRSQSVPDFGPMQLVSDFDPTQRARPWLVPDSGPMQLVPNFGPMQRARPWLVSGLRSDAVGKVLNFQKRSSGRLQCTHHLFSPGCLYSDIFYSC; this is encoded by the exons ATGGCAAACATTGCGGCGGCGGAGGAAGGAGACGATTGCTGG CACTGTTACATCGATGCGGTCGTTGCTTCTTCTGCCGGCAAGAGTGAGGTCCGACGAGTTGTGCGTcgctgctgtcatctgaaatcgTCGTTGTTGCTTCCATTCGACGACAACAAGGTCGCCGCCTGCTGCGTTGGTGATTTGTGCCTTCGCCGCCACCTTCCTTGTTCCTGTTGCGGTCGTCTCAGGTTCGCTGCTGCTGGAGATTTTGTGAACTGTAAGGACTCACGGTGGTGGCTGCCATCGCAGtgtgccaccag atcgAGGATCTGTCATCTAGCAGCTAAGGTCGagtctgtgggacttcagcagtgtaggattgagtctgcgggacttcagcagtgtgag tcagatccggacttcggtccgatgcaggggacaaggtcccaatcagttccggacttcggtccgatgcagttagtttcggacttcgatccgacgcagagggcaaggccctggttagttccggactccggtccgatgcagttagttccgaacttcggtccgatgcagagggcaagaccctggttagtttccggacttcggtccgatgcagtgggcaag gtactcaattttcaaaagaggagctcgggaagattgcagtgcacacaccatttgttcagcccgggatgtttatactctgatatattttacagctgttaa